A genomic region of Brevibacillus sp. JNUCC-41 contains the following coding sequences:
- the sigF gene encoding RNA polymerase sporulation sigma factor SigF — translation MDVEVKKEKSKKGQPHLKDEELRNLIQRSQSGDQDARNLIVNSNLRLVWSVVQRFLNRGYEPDDLYQIGCIGLLKSVDKFDLSFEVKFSTYAVPMIIGEIQRFIRDDGTVKVSRSLKEMANKIRRAKEELSKTYGRVPTVNELAEHLELSPEDIIMAQEASRSPSSIHETVYENDGDPITLLDQIADHNETSWFDQIALKEAIHELNERERLIVFLRYYKDQTQSEVAARLGISQVQVSRLEKKILQQMKNHMNQ, via the coding sequence ATGGATGTGGAGGTTAAAAAAGAAAAGAGCAAGAAAGGCCAGCCCCATTTAAAAGATGAGGAATTGCGGAATTTAATCCAACGCAGCCAGAGCGGTGACCAAGATGCGAGGAACCTGATTGTCAACAGCAATCTGAGGCTTGTATGGTCAGTGGTGCAAAGATTCCTCAATCGAGGTTACGAACCGGATGACCTTTATCAAATAGGCTGTATTGGCCTTTTGAAGTCCGTGGATAAATTTGATTTATCGTTTGAAGTGAAATTCTCAACGTATGCTGTACCTATGATCATTGGTGAAATCCAACGTTTTATCCGTGATGATGGAACGGTTAAAGTAAGCCGGTCATTAAAGGAAATGGCGAATAAAATTCGCAGGGCCAAAGAGGAACTTTCAAAAACTTATGGCCGTGTTCCGACTGTCAATGAATTGGCGGAACATCTAGAGCTGTCGCCAGAGGATATCATCATGGCCCAAGAAGCAAGCAGGAGCCCTTCTTCGATCCATGAAACGGTTTACGAAAATGATGGAGATCCGATTACTCTTCTTGACCAGATCGCCGACCATAATGAAACATCCTGGTTCGATCAAATCGCTTTGAAAGAAGCCATACATGAATTGAATGAACGTGAAAGGCTGATTGTTTTCCTGAGGTATTATAAAGATCAGACGCAATCGGAAGTGGCGGCAAGACTTGGTATTTCCCAAGTCCAGGTGTCAAGGCTGGAAAAGAAGATCCTTCAGCAAATGAAAAACCACATGAATCAGTGA
- the spoIIAB gene encoding anti-sigma F factor: MKNKMETKFSALSQNESFARVTVAAFIAQLDPTMDELTEIKTVVSEAVTNSIIHGYESDPEGWVYISVVIEGDTVELTIRDEGLGIEDVEEAKQPLFTTKPELERSGMGFTIMENFMDEINIISHKGEGTIIRLKKHLTTSRALCN, encoded by the coding sequence ATGAAAAATAAAATGGAAACGAAATTTTCTGCACTTAGCCAAAATGAATCTTTTGCCAGGGTAACTGTTGCGGCTTTCATTGCCCAATTGGACCCGACGATGGATGAATTGACAGAGATCAAGACTGTCGTGTCAGAAGCCGTTACGAATTCGATTATCCATGGTTATGAAAGCGATCCGGAAGGATGGGTCTACATTTCAGTGGTCATCGAAGGCGATACTGTGGAATTGACCATCCGGGATGAAGGGCTGGGCATTGAAGACGTCGAGGAGGCTAAACAGCCGTTATTTACGACAAAACCCGAACTTGAACGTTCCGGTATGGGATTCACCATCATGGAAAATTTCATGGATGAAATCAATATTATTTCCCACAAGGGCGAAGGCACGATCATTCGATTAAAAAAGCACTTAACTACAAGCAGAGCTTTGTGCAATTAA
- the spoIIAA gene encoding anti-sigma F factor antagonist, translating to MSLTINMEAKNRVLCIRLKGDLDHHTAEKLKNQAEAAIQKHNIKHIILNMEELDFMDSSGLGVILGRYKQVNKKQGEMVVCAISPAVKRLFEMSGLFKIVKMELSEKNALQRLGVA from the coding sequence ATGAGTCTTACGATTAATATGGAGGCGAAAAACCGCGTATTGTGCATTCGTCTCAAAGGTGATTTGGATCATCATACAGCAGAAAAATTGAAAAACCAGGCAGAGGCAGCCATTCAAAAGCATAATATCAAGCATATCATCCTTAACATGGAAGAATTGGATTTTATGGACAGTTCGGGGCTCGGAGTTATTTTAGGGCGCTATAAGCAGGTAAACAAAAAGCAAGGTGAAATGGTGGTCTGTGCAATTTCTCCAGCAGTAAAGCGGTTATTTGAGATGTCAGGGTTGTTTAAAATTGTTAAAATGGAACTATCCGAAAAAAACGCTTTGCAAAGACTGGGGGTTGCCTAA
- a CDS encoding D-alanyl-D-alanine carboxypeptidase family protein — protein MKRILSLFLTVLVALGFSIPHTKAAEEKGVELAANAKSAILIERDTGTVLYDKNADVRLSPASMTKIMTMLLIMEAIDKGELSMKEKIRTSEYAASMGGSQIFLEPGEEMTTEQMLKGISIGSANDASVAMAERLAGSEEEFVRKMNKKAKDLGLKNTKFQNATGLPVKDHYSSAHDMSIMAKELLKYDTITRFTGTYEDYLRENTEKKFWLVNTNRLVKFYPGVDGLKTGFTNEAKYCLTATAKKGNMRVIAVVFGAVSPKERNAQVTKMLDYAFSQYITYPIYKRGEVLGEAKVSKGHKKSVVGVTSEPISVLTAKNGTAKDFTKKITLDKDLDAPIKKGDEIGTLELKKNGKVYVESPIVAKETIEKASWWQLYKRAFGMFTHAK, from the coding sequence ATGAAGCGGATTCTTTCTCTATTTTTAACCGTTTTGGTAGCATTGGGTTTTAGCATCCCACATACAAAAGCAGCTGAAGAAAAAGGAGTCGAATTGGCGGCAAATGCTAAATCCGCTATTTTGATTGAACGGGATACAGGTACTGTTCTCTATGATAAAAATGCAGACGTTCGCCTTTCACCGGCAAGCATGACGAAAATCATGACGATGCTGTTGATCATGGAAGCGATCGATAAAGGCGAACTTAGCATGAAGGAGAAAATCAGGACTAGTGAGTATGCAGCATCGATGGGAGGTTCCCAGATCTTTCTCGAGCCAGGTGAAGAAATGACCACAGAACAAATGCTCAAGGGCATCTCGATCGGTTCGGCGAATGATGCATCGGTGGCTATGGCTGAACGTCTAGCTGGTTCGGAAGAAGAGTTTGTTAGGAAAATGAACAAAAAGGCGAAAGATCTCGGATTGAAAAATACAAAGTTCCAAAACGCAACAGGCCTTCCTGTTAAAGATCATTACAGTTCGGCACATGATATGTCGATCATGGCAAAGGAATTATTGAAATACGATACGATTACAAGGTTCACGGGTACATATGAAGATTATCTCCGTGAAAATACCGAAAAGAAATTCTGGCTTGTCAACACGAACAGATTAGTGAAATTTTACCCTGGGGTCGATGGATTGAAGACAGGATTCACAAATGAAGCGAAGTATTGTTTGACAGCGACTGCCAAAAAAGGGAATATGCGTGTCATTGCCGTCGTTTTCGGAGCAGTTTCTCCAAAAGAACGAAATGCTCAGGTCACCAAGATGTTAGATTATGCATTTTCACAATACATCACATACCCGATTTATAAACGCGGCGAGGTGTTAGGTGAAGCCAAGGTAAGTAAAGGACACAAAAAATCCGTGGTGGGGGTCACAAGTGAACCTATTTCAGTTTTGACAGCCAAAAACGGAACGGCAAAGGACTTTACAAAAAAAATCACGCTTGATAAAGATTTGGATGCCCCGATTAAAAAAGGGGATGAAATTGGTACGCTTGAATTGAAGAAAAACGGTAAGGTGTATGTCGAATCTCCGATCGTTGCGAAGGAAACTATTGAAAAAGCGAGCTGGTGGCAATTGTATAAAAGGGCTTTCGGCATGTTTACCCACGCGAAATAG